From Bradyrhizobium sp. AZCC 1610:
TCCCTCGATCGCGTTGTCGTCCTATGTCCGCCGTGGCGCGCGCATGAACGAGCACACAAGACGCCACATACAGATGGGGCTGCGCTACTCCTCGGGGCTTCCGGGCGTACCTGCCGGCGACATGTTCGTCGCCGTCCTCAGCAAGTCGGCCTGGCATGCGGTCGGCGAGCAGATCGCCTCGCTGCTCACCTTCGTCAACAAGACCTACTCGGAGACCGGGCAGGTGAAACTCGCCTCGCGCGACCCGCTGATAGAACCGATTGTCGAGTTCAACCTGCTGTCCGACAGGCGCGACCTCGACCGCCTGATGAGCGGCTTTCGAAAGATGGCGGCGCTGCAGATGAGCGCGCCGCTCAAGGCGGTCACCGACAAGCCGTTCCCGGCGTCGTATTCCGACCGCGTGCGCAAGATCGGCGTGGTCAACACCAGGAACAGGGTCCTCACCGCCATCGCCGCTGTCCTGATGGACGGACCGGCGGCGCTGCGCCACACCATGATCGACAACTTCATCGTCGAAGGCTTTACGTTCGAGCAGGTCATGCGCGACGACGAGGCGCTCGAAGCCTTCGTGCGCAAGGCGGCGATCGGCGTGTGGCATGCCTCGTGCTCATGCCGGATGGGCCGGGCAGACGATCCGATGGCGGTCGTCGATACGCAAGGCCGGGTCAAGGGAGTGCAGGGCTTGCGCGTGATCGACGCCTCGATCTTCCCGGTGGTGCCGTGCGCCAACACCAATTTTCCGGTCCTGATGGCAGCGGAAAAGATCGCAGACGCCATGCAGTGAGAGGCCTGGACCCTACCCGCCGACTTGGCCGCGATGGCGGAGAAAGTGGTCCGCGAGCACGCAGGCCATCATGGCTTCGCCCACCGGCACGGCACGGATGCCGACGCAGGGGTCGTGGCGGCCTTTGGTCATGATGTCGGTGTCGGCGCCGGCGCGATCCACCGTCTTGCGCGGGGACAGGATCGAGGAGGTCGGCTTCACCGCAAAGCGCACCACCACCGGCTGGCCGGTCGAGATGCCGCCGAGCACGCCGCCGGCATGGTTCGACAGGAACCGCGTGCCGTTATTGCCGGTGCGCATCTCGTCGGCGTTTTCCTCGCCCGACAATTCGGCCGCGGCAAAACCTGCGCCGATCTCGACACCCTTCACCGCGTTGATGCTCATCATCGCCGCCGCCAACTCGCCGTCGAGCTTGGCGTAGATCGGCGCGCCCCACCCCGCCGGCACGCCTTCGGCGACCACTTCGATGACCGCGCCGATCGAGGAGCCGGCCTTGCGGATGCCATCGAGATATTGCTCGAAGAACGCGGCCTTGTCCTTGTCGGGGCAGAAGAACGGATTGCGCGCGATCTCGTCCCAGTCCCATTTGTCGCGATCGATCCTGTGCGGGCCCATCTGCACCAGCGCGCCGCGCACCTTCACGTTGGGCAGGATTTTTCGCGCGATGGCACCGGCTGCGACACGCGTAGCGGTCTCGCGCGCCGACGAGCGTCCGCCGCCGCGATAATCGCGCAGGCCGTATTTGGCCTCGTAGGTGAAGTCGGCGTGGCCGGGACGAAACTTGTCCTTGATCTCGGAATAGTCCTTGGAGCGCTGATCGGTGTTCTCGATCAATAGCGCGATCGGCGTTCCCGTCGTCACCTGCACGCCGGTCTCGGGATGGGCCATCACACCGGACAGGATCTTTACCGCGTCCGCCTCCTGGCGCTGGGTGGTGAAGCGCGACTGGCCGGGACGGCGGCGGTCGAGATCGTGCTGGATGTCCTCATTGGTCAGCGGGATCAGCGGCGGGCAGCCATCGACCACGCAGCCGATCGCAATCCCGTGGCTTTCGCCGAAGGTCGTGACCCGGAACAGATGGCCGAAGGTGTTGTGGGACATGGTGGTTAGATACGCCTGCCGATGTAAAAAATCCGCATTTATGTTGACAGTCAACATAACGCAGTGCGTGTC
This genomic window contains:
- the aroC gene encoding chorismate synthase; translated protein: MSHNTFGHLFRVTTFGESHGIAIGCVVDGCPPLIPLTNEDIQHDLDRRRPGQSRFTTQRQEADAVKILSGVMAHPETGVQVTTGTPIALLIENTDQRSKDYSEIKDKFRPGHADFTYEAKYGLRDYRGGGRSSARETATRVAAGAIARKILPNVKVRGALVQMGPHRIDRDKWDWDEIARNPFFCPDKDKAAFFEQYLDGIRKAGSSIGAVIEVVAEGVPAGWGAPIYAKLDGELAAAMMSINAVKGVEIGAGFAAAELSGEENADEMRTGNNGTRFLSNHAGGVLGGISTGQPVVVRFAVKPTSSILSPRKTVDRAGADTDIMTKGRHDPCVGIRAVPVGEAMMACVLADHFLRHRGQVGG